The window attaaaaaaaaaaaaaaaactcaagatAGAGTTTCaaagcaaaattaggcctatttgggcaaaagttaggccttaagacagagttttgcaaaattgcaactgagtaaaaaaaaaaattgttttaatgcaAATCTCTACCTTAAGTAGAGTTTGCAATCAAACTCTGCCTGATAAGGGAGTGTTTGCAGTCAAACTCTCCCTGATAAAGGAGAGTTTGCAATCAAACTCTGCCTGATAAGGGAGtgtttgcagtcaaactctgcctgataAAGGAGAGTTTGCAATCAAACTCTGCCTGGTCAGGGAGAGTTTGAGGCAAACTCTGCCTTGAGAATCCAAACTTTAAATTTTTGTCTCTgcgggggttgggggggggggggggggggagtgaggTTTGAACCTGGAACCAAGGAGTTTGTAgcgagagacaaaaattaaagaccaccaatttgaggggaaaaaattaaagaccacccccgaataacgACAATCATGCAAATTGGCCCTATCGTGAGGGGTAGTCTTTAACTTTTGGTCCTCTTGATCAATTTTTAAAAACTTAATCTCTGTTTCAAATTGTCGAGGCAACATTTTTGTTGCCGATAAAACCAAAGTTATGGGCATATATTAGTTTTGCATATGAGGCGagaattcatgatattttaataaacGAGAGACAATGAAAATGTTCAATTGGCCACTTTGTAGGCAAATATTATATGTGTATTATTCATAAATTATGACAAGCGAGTAAGAGTTGATAATATTCATTTTACCTATCTTGTTAAATTGATCACAAATTATGATTTACTGACAAAAGTTGCATATATTGTTTAATTGTTAACACTTTTTCCTTCACTTTCCACAAAATAATATTTACATTTTTTAACTAAAGAGGTATGTTGTCAAATTATTGTTGAAAAACTACAACTGAGTTTGATCGCAATTACTTTTTAAAAAGTAAATCGGTTAATATAGTAGAAAACTATTGCCCAATAGGCAAAACATTACACCATCTTTTATCTCAGTAACTTATTGAAATAAACTCTTGTTTCATAGACAAAACTAACTTATATGACATTGCGATTATAAATTATGCCTCATGGCAAATAGGGGTTTTGTCCAACTTAAGTTAAAATCAACTTTTAGAGATTTTGCTAAGCGAGGATAGAAGTTCAAAACTATTCCTTATGGTTAATAGTATCCTGTTTCTACAATTTTTACTCATAGCCACTGGTAATACCTTGGGCCAACACAAAAACATTTCTTTGGTTTGAGAGATTGAAAAATAACCGCAGCTTAAATTACACATATAATAACAGGAAGAGTACATAATTACCCACAGAAATTAAAATAACTATCCTTGCCTACCTATTTATAACCATACCATTGAACTAATTACGTTCACTATCTATCTATCCCTTGCTTCAGCatcttgttctttctttctttttcttcgtatctttttttttctttctccttttctgaTTCCATTAAAAAAATCaggtcttttatttttcttttttatttttatttcataaTTCGAACTATAACCACGATTTTAGCTTTGCACAATGTCACTCATATGATTCAACAACCAAAAATTAACAAACTTTAGaattttcaacttcaaaattttgATTACGCTTGAAAAACTCATGTACTATTGCAGAATGATTTGTACAACTAACATGCAATAATAAATTAAATGATACTGataatataaataattttttcaattttcaatatatataacttaatattgATCACACAATAACCTGAAGAAAGAAAAAATGATAACCtactactccctttgtcccaatttatttgacactttcgctttttgagagtcaaatgagttgttctttgaccgtaatattttcatatgtcttttagatattttaaattattaattgtgGAGACTTATGGTGCTTTTTACgtaattttcaaatatgtaaattttatttcaaaaacatTGAAGATTCTATGTTCAAACACACGGTCGAAACTTAAAAGTTTGACTCtccaaaaaaatgtcaaaaaaactCAAATAGAAAGAGTATAACGAACCAAATCCGCTTTCATGAGATTGAGATGGCTAGGGCTTGCCTAGGGAGCCCACCTCACAATCTTGGCCCTTGCTTCGCTTTCTCGATACACTTCCAGGTTACTCACCAATAGCAGAAAAAAACAATAATTACAATTTGATTGCTAAGTGTTCCAAAATTCATCCGAACTGATCCTCAAGTCTCAACCCGAATTAAACCATCACAACAAGTCATAGATGGTAATATCAACTTGTAAGCATGTTTGTAACGTAAATTAGAATGTAAATACTCAAAATGAGGAGCTGAGTCGTTGCACGTATATATACTAAACAATTTGCTAATAGTAAGTGTATGAATGACACCAAAagaataaatttaaaatatttgatATAGTGGAGGAATAAACCCGGGGCTCTTCCGCccgtatatatattatgtataataaGATCACGATCATTCTGATCCCGCTTGCACTAAATCTTGGATTCACATTTGTCAATCAGGACAGGAGCTCGACAAATTGGACACGTGGAATGTGAATACAGCCACATATCTATGCACTCCACATGAAATGCATGGTTACACTTAGGTAACTTCCTATAAACATCTTCATCTTCCAATAAACACAAACATATAATACATTCCAACTCATATTCTTCCTGCTTCTCATTTTCGTGTTTGTACACAAACAAAGGGATTGAAGAAATCGTTGATCTTTCGAGACCCTTTGTTGGAGAACTAGCAAAGTTTGTATCAACGACGAAGGAATGAGAATTATGAAAAGGAGAAGAGAGTGAGTTTCGAACACTCCTATGGCGAGCTTCGACTAAGAACCACTTGGCATAAATGTGTAGAAGTAAAATAAAGAGGATTACAAGAAGAAGTGATATGATTGCTGCAAGCATTATGTTGTTGTTATAAGATAGGATATTATGGATGATGTTCTTTAGTGAGTTGGAAGATTGTGACAATGAGCTATTGACTAATTGGAGTACTGGTGGTGGCGACGGAGGAGAAGGAGAAGTGAACATTTTGGCTGAGCTAAATAATGTGTTGTTGAGAAGTGAAACCAAAGAGTGTGGTTTTAATATGTATAAGTAGGTGTGTCAAATGGAAGTGGGGATAAATCTGGACGGATCAAAATGTGTTGAGTCAATAAATGGACAAGTTATATTTTCATGGGCTACTTTTACACTCCTATGTATAAGCTTAACTTCTTTGCTAGTACTATATGATAAAGATATGTGAATAAATATCTGCATTAATTAATTTTCATACTTGATCAAACTAAGACGCTTAAATTCAAATAACATGGAGAATTATTGTTGTGCACAAAATTCTCCTCGAACTCTTTCCTTTTCATTCACAAGGTCAAAGGAGAATCCCTTGGTTCAAGGAACTCAGAAATAGAGTCATGCATGAGAAAGAGCGCAAACACAGTAAAAAGGGCCAGAAATAAAGGTCTCGTGAAGGGAACGGCACTATTGTGGGATACTACTATGATTTTTTGTATTATTGAATTATTTATTTAGTGCCAATATAGAAGATCCCAATGTCACATGTATCCCAAGAACATCCTTTATTTGCTTGTAAGTTTGAAGATGCAACAAAATCACATGTATGTTATGTAGTAATGTGTTATAATTGATGAAAATGCTAGCTTTTGAACAATAATTACTATATTTGTCTcaaaacatacatacataaataatGAAAATGTCCGTTCATGCCGCTATTGGGGCAAGTTGTACAGAATCTTGCATCAGTTTTAAATCAAGTTGGAACTCCATTTCATTATCGTAACGGATATGAGTGCACCGCAAGATTAGACAAATTTTTTCCTCACCTCACAACAGCAACTTCTGTCTTTAAGTTGAGTTGTAATTTCAAGTGATTTGAGCAATTATTAAAGAGAAATGTCCTTGATTAATACATCAATGTGGAACCTAAATTAAATCTCGCAACTCTAAATTCATTTACCCTTTGAGCCTGTTTGGCCATAGATAAGACTCCGAATATGTGAAATGAAAGATTAATTAAGTTTATTTGTTAAATTGACTcattatttcaacttcaaatttgaaatatagaATTTGAAGCTTGAAAAACAGATTTTTTAGGAGCTCTTTAAATTTTTCCAAGTTTCACTCACAAAACATTAACTGTGTTTATATGTCCAAGCACAATttcaactttaattttttttttttttacaaatctcAACAAACTCATGTCCAATGACTATAATTACATCCGTCTACAAATATGTTTATTTGTTTTCTGGTAGGTTAATGTAGGTCCAATGACCTAAGAGTTGGAGGTATTACTTATTACCTTCAGAGATGCCACGTGAATTTGGAAGAGAAGACAGATATGCTTTAAAGTTTACATATAGGCTTTAGATCCTATGAAACACTTGTTtagcccttattttggggtgacTATCTTCCACTTTTTCTTGCATGTTTTAGGTAAAGCTCGATCTTTCCAACACTTTGGAGTTGCTAGGCTCGTGAATCACTGACCAACTCCATAGGCAAAGGCAAAGTGTCACTTATTCAAGCTTTCTAAGATTGGTCAAGGCCTAAAAACATTGTCTCTTGACTGCTGGTACACTGCATGCACAAGCTAAAAGAACATCAGTCACTATGAAGGCTTCAACCTAAGAAAAATGGTCAATTTTGTCCTTGAACTTTACGAAATGCTCTAAATGTATTCACCATTAATAGTTGGAATCAGATATATCTTTGTTGATACATAGATGAGCTAGGTTTGCCCTTATTGACTAATGATAGAACCTATCCAACACGTGGAACATTATTAAAGGGGAAAGGTGTGAAATGTGCCTTTAAACTTAGTACAATTGTCTAGATTTGCCTCTAAACTTTGAAGAACAAGATTACTGTTCTGGTGGCAGTACCATTATCTTCTTCAGCAGCTAGAACTTCAAATGGTCGTGTCTATATGTCTCAAATCAGCCCAAACGAGACTTAAATAATGATTAAATTGCATCATCAAGTTGAATTCTACCTATTCCGGAACTCCATCGGCACAACTCTATCACCAATCCTTCTCTTATTACTAATAGCGGCTTCAAAGCATCATATCGAACTCCTAATGTGATTGAGGGTTGGTGGCCTTTGGGTAAAGGTAAAATGGTGATCGGGAAAGTGGACGAGTATGAGAGAAATCATCCTAGTGGGATCATTTTTATGTGGATGTGTTTTTTTGTGAGAGTGAGAAGTGGTGATGGagttgaacttttttttttatggtgGTAATTGGTTTAGATGTATGAGAGGTTGATATGATTTGAATTGGGGAATAACACCAATTCAACACTAAAACGCGGAATTAAAGGATAacaagaaattgggatgagaattgaagaaaatggatgagaaaagaggataaaagcaagacccaattagggtgaatttatgggcaaccttggatatattaaatccaacacctcccgatctaattcaatcctaaaagaacctatactatttgaaatcaaaGCAAGAGTgattcaaatgaatccacaaatgaacaactcttcatgaaatcaatggaattaaaggttcaaagaccaacaatggaatccaccattataATAACTAACCCTAAAGCTACTAAGCTAAACAATCTATCTCCAAAGGAATTTCTCAACCAttattcaacataatctaagtaaatgaaatgtctaagtctagtatttatactcctagacaaaagaagactaagttattacaaaaatatcattaatgaggcaagggcctcgtttggctagtcttcttagtgtagtcttcaattcaaggattGACCTTCAATAGCCAAACAcgtccctccttgcatagatgaccctctaatcaaccttgcatgaatggccttcttgcaaGTCTAACCTTCCTTGCGCCAAGTAgccacttgcacaaatagcccttTACGCAAATAGCCACATCGAGCTCTAAATCTCCCAACCAAGCAATCTCTCAAACCTTGTAGGATTCCACCTCTATGAAGCTCGTAGAGACTTGGctctcatcaatgatcatcatcaaTTATGTAGTGTGGAAATACACACTTGAGGTCCTTTGAAACGCTCCAAATGTGGTGAATAAGCTCCAATGAAGATCATAGACTCTAAGTTGAGCTCCACCTCGAATCATAGGCTCTATATGTGCACTCGagccaatcataatcatatcatcctccccttctttaaaaggattcgtcctcgaatccaaACCTAGCAAAAACAAAGGGAAGACAACAGCAAGCAAGATCCTCAAAgcatgagggttagtgttagcaCAAACAAATCAACCAACATGCCAAGGATGCACAAACTTGTGGTATAACCACTCATCAATAATCAATGTGAAGAAAGACTCCACATATAGGGCACCGAGAAGTTGACCCCTCCAAAGATCATCATAGGCAAATAGGTAATAAAGAAAGGCGTCACACAAAACAACTTCTTTAACTAAATTGACCTCAAGTATATACTCATTATGGGGTTCAAGCACAAGTTCAAGCAAGCCATTACTATTTGGAGCACTCATGGAAGAAGTGACAATTTGCAAACAAGTTTCACCTTCATTTTCAAAACATCCTTCCCCAGCTATCATGTCATTTCCCTTCAAGGGAAGGTTTCCATCACAAGGGAAAGAGTTATCTAACCTATCCTAAGCTAAAAGTAGCATCTCCCCATCCCTTAGGTTAGGagatctagcatagtccttccaAGAAGTGTGCTCTTGTTCATGTAACTCACTCCCTTTCTTTAAAGAGCACTCTTCACTTTCGGAAGCCATTATCAAATTCGACGTTGGTCCATCAAGTGGGTCACAAACCCTCACGAAGGATTCCTCGTCCTCGGGGATGGTGTCAAGAACTTCACCCACCCCGTGTTTGTCATCAAGACTAAGTTCATCATtatcccatagtgggttacaaaATACATTATAGTCTCCAAAGGAAACTACATGCTCAACATTACCATACACCCTACGAGGTACATCATTTACACAAGTCATGTCAACTTCAAATAAGGCATTATCTCTAATGAGAGGACAATCATTAAACGATGAAGGTTCAAAACATGCAATTCCACTGTCATAAGGACAAATGTCATTTTTCCAATCATTTTTATGCACATAACTAGATAAGTGATCAACTctatcaacatcatcactaaaaTGAGGTTTATTAAGCACAACACACAAATCCTCAATTAGTGGACTATCATCATAAGCAAACTGATCTAGACAAATACCCACACTAGTTGGACACAAATTGATCTTACTAGAAGAGTCAATTCAGTCATCTCTACGATCAACTAGTGGGTGAGCTATCATATCACGTGACAATTTACTAAAATGcaaatcacaagtgtcaacactaggtggataCAAATTGACCTCACAAGAAGATTCAATttggtcatcaataggatcaactagtgttggagcACCCCTATCAACCACATTGtcaatattcatcaaagaccAATTAAGCTCAATACATGGTAAGAGTCATTAAGCTTAATGCATGGTAAACTATCTTTCATACTCAATCCGGCATCAAGATCACTTAAAGAAGTAGGAGTATTAGGATAAGCTTCTTTACCTCGATGTGCATTCAAAGGATCTTCTTTACTTTGAGCTACCAATGGTAAGCTCACTTGACCAATTGGAGGGGTGGTCTTGGCCTCCATTCTTGCTTTCAAGCATAGGAGTTCTTCACATGAAGACTTCTTTAGTAATTGATCTCCTTGAGTACCTAAAAAAAAGTCTTCATAACAAGATGAAGAAGTAAAAAGGTTAGAATGATGTTGTGAAAACTCCCTCACGTTACTCCGCACAACCTCTCCTTTTTCCGCTCTAGAGTTGTCACATAACTCTCCCTTACTTCTCTCAATTTTGTATCTCTCATGTTCTTTGAAAAAGGAATGAGCTCCCAAAATGCCCTTCGAAGGGTTAGGAATGTGCTTGgtgtcttttttctttccatatgGATTGACAAAGCGACACCTCCAAAATTCCTTTAAGGCACTCCAAGTCTCAATTAGGTTCCCCCTTCCTTTCTCATGCTCCCAATGCTTTATAAGAATCCCTTTGAGGGTGCTAAAAGCTAGCTCCACTTTCTCTTTTTCCAAGTAGTGGTAACATTCAAAAAGCTCATCCAACTTGTGTTCCCATTCGAAGTAACCTTCTTCATTTGATTTTGGACCCAAGGTTGGCCACTCCACATTGGAATTTTGCACATTTGCAATTAATAGGTTCTCTCTTTCTTGCACAAGTTGAGTCATGTACGCCTCGATACTACAAGGAGGCAATGCCAAATTCCCTAACTTAAATATTGTACCTGCAAAAactagcaaacacgttagtagcaAAAAattcctcacgtcactcgtatttgcactcacCTTACCTCTCAACCTAGTGCTTCTTCCAAAGTTGGTAAAGAACCTCTTAtcccaaatcaattcacaaggttGCTAAGCTTTGTGGAAGAATGTATTCTTGTTTAATGAATGACGGACGACTCAAAAACTAACGGAAAGAGCCAAAGAAGTTCCAACgaaataaaaacaagaaaaacttaaaaagaattggcacgaaagaaatacggactcaagaactaattaacaaccaagtaaggatcaattactagttgttaattagctaggagaatcaaagaaatgagaaaaagaagtgaaaaaccttggccaaacacttagacaaatttgagaagtt is drawn from Lycium barbarum isolate Lr01 chromosome 8, ASM1917538v2, whole genome shotgun sequence and contains these coding sequences:
- the LOC132604961 gene encoding RING-H2 finger protein ATL63-like, which produces MFTSPSPPSPPPVLQLVNSSLSQSSNSLKNIIHNILSYNNNIMLAAIISLLLVILFILLLHIYAKWFLVEARHRSVRNSLSSPFHNSHSFVVDTNFASSPTKGLERSTISSIPLFVYKHENEKQEEYELECIICLCLLEDEDVYRKLPKCNHAFHVECIDMWLYSHSTCPICRAPVLIDKCESKI